In one Parageobacillus genomosp. 1 genomic region, the following are encoded:
- a CDS encoding SRPBCC family protein: MLKYGGEYTIKLPREEVWNFITDPHKVVPCIPDLIESNIEGDNRFQAIVKVGLGPIRGKFKLDCELSPIEPGTAMAMPIKGGGMGSGVEMNANVKLSDTDNGTLLKWECEATISGPIASLGGRLIDNQAKKIIQQVFENLEKAFASV, from the coding sequence ATGCTAAAATATGGTGGAGAATATACGATTAAGTTACCGCGGGAGGAAGTCTGGAATTTTATTACAGATCCACACAAAGTGGTGCCTTGCATTCCTGACTTGATTGAATCTAACATAGAGGGTGATAATCGTTTTCAAGCTATTGTAAAGGTTGGCTTGGGACCTATTCGTGGTAAGTTCAAACTCGATTGCGAATTGTCACCTATTGAACCGGGAACTGCAATGGCTATGCCGATCAAAGGTGGAGGAATGGGAAGCGGAGTTGAGATGAATGCAAATGTAAAACTTAGCGACACCGATAATGGTACCCTATTGAAATGGGAGTGTGAAGCAACCATCAGTGGACCAATCGCGAGCCTTGGTGGTCGTTTGATTGATAACCAAGCGAAGAAAATCATACAACAGGTATTTGAAAATCTTGAGAAGGCATTCGCTTCCGTGTAG
- the glp gene encoding gephyrin-like molybdotransferase Glp: MRFQREIVDVWDAQKRLEPWIRPLGTEKVKLTESIGRYLGENVVATHDFPHFRRSMMDGFAVRSTDTKGASDECPVTLQVIESIPCGAVPTKKLTANTAARIMTGAMMPEGADSVVMIELTEQMQKNGQTYTVVKKETTPNENVIPVGLEMAKGTLILEKGRKINPGEAALLAAFGYDTVTVSRRPTVAIFATGSELLDVSEPLEPGKIRNSNSYMVAAQVLNAGGIPVLLEKVPDDVGLAKSMILDAMEKVDLVITTGGASVGDYDILVDIFEQWDGKMLFNKVAMRPGSPTTVGVWKDKFLFALSGNPGACFVGFELFVRPVIWGMQGKPDFYLPSFSAFLAEDYKKKDSFYRIVRGKSEVKDGKIYVRSAGIDQSNVLSSIRDTDCLFVIPADRKEMNAGEMVKVLRLNVPE; this comes from the coding sequence ATGAGATTTCAGCGAGAAATTGTGGACGTTTGGGATGCGCAAAAGCGTCTGGAACCGTGGATTCGTCCGCTTGGTACAGAAAAAGTGAAGCTGACGGAAAGCATTGGCCGATACCTCGGTGAAAATGTGGTAGCGACGCACGACTTTCCTCACTTCCGCCGGTCGATGATGGACGGGTTTGCCGTCCGGTCGACTGATACAAAAGGGGCCTCTGACGAATGTCCAGTTACTCTGCAAGTCATTGAATCGATCCCGTGTGGTGCTGTTCCGACAAAGAAACTGACAGCGAATACGGCTGCGCGCATTATGACCGGCGCGATGATGCCAGAAGGTGCCGACTCTGTCGTCATGATTGAATTGACGGAACAGATGCAAAAAAATGGTCAAACGTATACGGTGGTTAAAAAGGAGACGACCCCTAATGAAAATGTCATTCCCGTTGGACTGGAAATGGCTAAAGGTACGTTAATCCTCGAAAAAGGGCGCAAGATCAATCCCGGGGAAGCCGCCCTCCTCGCTGCCTTCGGTTACGATACAGTCACTGTTTCACGCCGGCCGACAGTTGCTATTTTTGCCACAGGGTCGGAACTGCTTGACGTAAGTGAGCCGCTCGAACCTGGAAAAATTCGTAACAGCAACAGCTACATGGTCGCCGCTCAGGTGTTAAATGCCGGTGGGATTCCTGTTCTCCTCGAGAAGGTGCCGGATGACGTTGGACTCGCTAAATCAATGATTCTCGATGCAATGGAAAAAGTCGATCTCGTCATTACAACCGGCGGGGCTTCCGTCGGGGATTACGACATTTTGGTCGACATTTTTGAACAGTGGGACGGTAAGATGTTGTTTAACAAAGTGGCAATGCGTCCTGGCAGCCCGACGACTGTCGGAGTTTGGAAGGATAAATTTTTGTTTGCTCTTTCGGGGAACCCTGGAGCGTGTTTCGTTGGGTTTGAGCTGTTCGTTCGTCCAGTTATTTGGGGGATGCAAGGAAAACCTGATTTTTATCTCCCTTCGTTTTCAGCATTTCTCGCTGAGGACTACAAAAAAAAGGACTCGTTTTATCGCATTGTACGCGGAAAGAGCGAAGTAAAAGACGGAAAAATTTACGTCCGATCGGCTGGAATCGATCAGTCGAACGTTTTGTCATCTATACGGGATACGGATTGCTTGTTTGTTATTCCCGCAGACCGGAAAGAGATGAATGCAGGCGAGATGGTGAAGGTGTTACGATTAAATGTGCCTGAGTGA
- a CDS encoding vWA domain-containing protein has product MEHMTAGEIGRLTGSIVRQVADFAPWLRNRGFRVGVTETLTATAALAELNLASIDEVCSAFRSIYARTPAEWGIFPTLFEQYFGIREARLEEKRRLQPDDLMGGTGAGEKAERPPLEITQGVLAGYHPNDGERFALRADGQVLKDVVKLTQLAVRTMDAPRGRKWQSQGREKIDLRQTIRSALRHSGEPFELKMRRRSPDKPRIVLVMDVSGSMKPYAPFITSLAWSFTRVRARAQIFLFSTRLLRVTSLIARKGVSGIPHSDLPGLRGGTQIGGALAQLLHRYSSLLQRHTCVIIISDGFDAGHPEQMHTSMRDLAARVGRVVWINPLLGEPGYEPTSVGMSIALPYIDAFVDVHDVATWKKAVHSGVLRAAP; this is encoded by the coding sequence ATGGAACACATGACGGCTGGCGAGATAGGCCGCTTGACAGGCAGCATCGTGAGACAGGTGGCTGATTTTGCGCCTTGGCTACGAAATCGCGGATTTCGAGTAGGAGTTACCGAAACATTGACAGCAACTGCTGCCCTGGCTGAATTGAACCTTGCCTCCATTGATGAGGTTTGCAGCGCCTTTCGCTCCATCTATGCACGGACACCGGCGGAATGGGGCATCTTTCCGACTTTGTTTGAGCAGTATTTTGGCATACGGGAAGCACGTTTGGAGGAGAAGCGCCGGCTGCAACCGGATGATTTGATGGGCGGAACTGGTGCCGGTGAAAAGGCGGAGCGCCCGCCGCTAGAAATCACACAGGGGGTTCTCGCCGGCTATCATCCTAACGATGGAGAACGTTTTGCTTTGCGGGCGGATGGGCAAGTGTTGAAGGATGTTGTTAAGCTGACCCAGTTGGCAGTGCGTACGATGGATGCACCTCGCGGCCGCAAGTGGCAGTCACAAGGTAGAGAGAAAATAGACCTTCGTCAAACCATAAGGAGTGCATTGCGCCATTCCGGAGAACCGTTTGAACTCAAAATGCGCCGCCGCAGTCCCGACAAGCCGCGAATTGTCCTAGTTATGGATGTTTCCGGATCGATGAAACCGTATGCGCCCTTCATTACTTCTCTCGCTTGGTCATTTACGAGGGTGCGTGCACGCGCGCAAATCTTTCTCTTTTCCACACGTCTGTTGCGGGTAACGTCGCTTATTGCACGAAAAGGGGTGTCAGGGATTCCCCATAGCGATTTACCGGGATTGCGGGGTGGAACTCAGATTGGCGGCGCGTTGGCACAATTGCTTCATCGTTACTCAAGTCTTTTGCAACGGCATACGTGTGTCATTATCATATCAGACGGATTTGATGCCGGCCATCCAGAACAAATGCATACTTCCATGCGCGACTTGGCTGCTCGCGTTGGGCGAGTGGTATGGATCAATCCGCTGCTTGGTGAACCTGGCTATGAACCAACTTCGGTGGGGATGTCGATAGCATTACCTTACATTGACGCGTTCGTCGATGTTCATGATGTAGCAACTTGGAAAAAGGCAGTACATAGCGGGGTGCTGCGAGCAGCACCCTAA
- a CDS encoding cytochrome ubiquinol oxidase subunit I, producing MDPVMLARIQFALTTIYHFFFVPLTIGLAFIIALMQTLYVVKKNEIYKKMAKFWGHLFLINFAVGVVTGIIQEFQFGMNWSDYSRFVGDVFGAPLAIEALLAFFMESTFIGLWIFGWDRLPKKVHLASIWLVSIGTMLSGFWILTANSFMQVPVGYEIRNGRAEMVDFLALITNGQLWVEFPHVITGALCTGAFFVAGVSAYNLLKKKHIQFYKKSMNIALIIGFIGSLGTAFSGHAQAQYLVKTQPMKMAAAEGIWEDTPDPAPWSAFALIDTKNQKNKFELNIPYALSYLSYSKFEGSLKGMKTLQAEYAKKYDRIVGEGTNYIPPVKTTYWSFRLMVGFGMAMILLSMIGLYLWKKGRLLQSSRFLKTLVPAISFPFLANTFGWVMTEVGRQPWTVFGLMTTADAVSPNVSAGTILFSIMMYTLIFTILAGVMVYLMVREIKRGPVEHQDANSTVSIDPFNKAGV from the coding sequence ATGGATCCAGTAATGTTGGCAAGGATACAATTCGCTTTGACTACAATCTACCACTTCTTCTTTGTGCCGCTTACCATTGGCCTAGCATTTATTATCGCTTTGATGCAAACGTTATACGTAGTGAAGAAAAATGAGATTTATAAAAAAATGGCGAAATTCTGGGGACATTTGTTCCTGATTAACTTTGCCGTAGGGGTTGTAACAGGAATTATTCAAGAATTCCAATTTGGGATGAACTGGTCGGATTATTCTAGATTTGTCGGTGACGTCTTCGGGGCACCCCTCGCCATTGAAGCATTGCTTGCCTTTTTTATGGAATCTACTTTTATCGGCCTTTGGATTTTTGGCTGGGATCGGTTGCCTAAAAAGGTGCACTTGGCAAGCATTTGGCTTGTATCGATTGGAACTATGCTTTCCGGTTTTTGGATTTTAACAGCAAACTCCTTCATGCAAGTGCCTGTTGGTTATGAAATTAGAAATGGCAGGGCAGAAATGGTTGATTTTCTTGCGCTTATAACGAATGGACAATTGTGGGTGGAGTTTCCGCATGTCATCACAGGTGCATTATGTACCGGAGCGTTCTTCGTTGCTGGTGTTAGTGCCTATAACTTATTAAAAAAGAAACATATTCAATTTTACAAGAAATCCATGAATATCGCCTTAATCATTGGTTTCATCGGCAGTTTGGGTACTGCCTTCAGCGGACATGCACAGGCACAATATCTTGTGAAAACACAGCCGATGAAGATGGCAGCTGCAGAGGGCATTTGGGAAGATACGCCCGATCCTGCTCCATGGTCAGCATTTGCCTTGATTGATACAAAGAATCAAAAAAATAAGTTTGAACTAAATATTCCTTATGCATTAAGCTATTTATCTTATTCTAAATTTGAAGGCAGTTTAAAAGGAATGAAAACTCTCCAAGCCGAATATGCGAAAAAATACGATCGAATCGTTGGCGAAGGTACGAATTATATCCCTCCAGTCAAAACGACGTATTGGAGCTTCCGTTTAATGGTTGGCTTTGGCATGGCGATGATATTATTATCGATGATTGGTCTTTATCTGTGGAAAAAGGGACGCCTTCTGCAAAGCAGTAGGTTCTTGAAAACCCTTGTTCCTGCTATTTCATTTCCGTTTTTGGCAAACACTTTCGGATGGGTCATGACCGAAGTGGGCCGTCAGCCATGGACGGTATTTGGATTGATGACGACAGCTGACGCTGTATCACCAAATGTTTCTGCAGGGACCATATTATTTTCCATCATGATGTACACGCTGATATTCACGATTCTTGCAGGTGTGATGGTTTATTTGATGGTTCGTGAAATTAAACGAGGACCGGTAGAGCATCAAGATGCAAATTCAACGGTATCCATAGATCCATTCAATAAGGCAGGTGTTTAA
- a CDS encoding AAA family ATPase, which translates to MNEQVRRLQEELHRSHYVAEEGLATVVHLAQRLARPLLLEGPAGVGKTALAKALATVRSVNLIRLQCYEGLDASQALYDWDYPKQLLTARTAFTDGAVKQESLYSESFLIERPLLRALRERPAPVLLIDEIDRADEEFEALLLEFLSEFQITIPEMGTFRASEPPIVILTSNRTRDLSDALRRRCLYFWVDYPTFEQEAAIISLHVPQIAPKLVKQIVFSVRRLRKLSLLKTPGLAESIDFAQALTELGAQELNEEVIRHTLGCLLKTQEDMDLLKERGLDLLWNT; encoded by the coding sequence ATGAACGAACAAGTGCGCAGGCTCCAAGAGGAATTGCATCGTTCTCACTATGTGGCAGAAGAAGGGCTAGCAACTGTAGTCCACTTGGCACAGCGGCTAGCCCGTCCGCTGCTTTTAGAAGGCCCTGCAGGTGTAGGAAAGACGGCATTGGCGAAAGCGCTCGCTACTGTTCGTTCCGTAAACCTCATTCGCTTGCAGTGCTATGAAGGATTGGATGCGAGTCAGGCGCTGTACGATTGGGACTATCCAAAACAGCTGCTGACTGCACGCACGGCCTTTACCGATGGTGCCGTAAAACAAGAGTCACTTTACAGTGAGTCGTTTCTCATCGAACGGCCGCTTTTACGTGCACTACGAGAGAGACCGGCGCCAGTACTGCTGATTGACGAAATAGACCGTGCCGACGAGGAATTCGAAGCATTACTGTTGGAATTTCTGTCAGAATTCCAAATTACCATTCCCGAGATGGGAACCTTTCGCGCCTCCGAACCGCCTATAGTTATTTTAACGTCTAATCGCACGCGTGATTTGTCGGACGCCTTGCGCCGCCGTTGTTTGTACTTTTGGGTCGATTATCCGACATTTGAACAAGAGGCGGCTATTATCTCCCTGCATGTGCCGCAGATCGCACCAAAACTTGTGAAGCAAATCGTGTTTAGCGTGCGGCGGCTGCGCAAGTTGTCGCTACTCAAGACGCCTGGATTGGCAGAGTCGATTGATTTTGCACAGGCGCTGACGGAATTAGGCGCACAGGAGCTGAACGAAGAAGTGATTCGACATACCCTCGGGTGTTTGCTGAAGACGCAGGAAGACATGGATTTGCTAAAGGAGAGGGGACTCGATCTGCTATGGAACACATGA
- a CDS encoding XdhC family protein codes for MSRIDEARDVFTHIEQAWAKGEKTALLTITQVQGSAYRLPGAKMMMTETGNMFGTLSGGCLESDLYGWAEKAIEEGEPRLVNYDLSENEIWSLGIGCKGTMEVAIFPIHSEDPFWRSVREAIAQDRAISLAIELPTGIRVVFDEKNPIAGDIDKLPEAVARKLIDRVENRTRAEIAIVDNRRFYIDTMRPNEHLIICGAGHDAVPVAELAAKCGFRVTVLDPRKEFNGVKRFPMAQHLVAEPDEVDPAQLEGNWWLIMNHLQMRDEAALRLALQAKPKFIGILGPLSRTREMFQNIGADMNSAPIHAPVGLDVGAETIEEVAVSIVSELLAVRSARPGQPLHGREKIHV; via the coding sequence GTGTCACGTATCGATGAAGCGCGTGATGTGTTTACCCACATTGAGCAAGCTTGGGCAAAAGGGGAAAAAACTGCTCTATTGACGATTACCCAGGTACAAGGCTCCGCGTACCGCCTGCCGGGTGCCAAAATGATGATGACCGAAACAGGTAATATGTTTGGTACACTCAGCGGGGGCTGCCTCGAATCGGACCTTTATGGATGGGCGGAAAAAGCAATAGAAGAAGGCGAACCCCGACTCGTAAATTATGACCTCAGTGAAAATGAAATATGGTCTCTTGGGATTGGCTGCAAAGGAACGATGGAAGTCGCCATCTTTCCTATTCATTCTGAAGATCCTTTCTGGCGATCGGTGCGGGAAGCCATCGCCCAAGATCGTGCCATCTCACTGGCTATTGAATTGCCAACGGGTATCCGTGTCGTATTTGACGAGAAAAATCCCATCGCCGGCGATATTGACAAGCTGCCAGAAGCTGTCGCGCGGAAGCTGATAGATCGCGTCGAAAATCGTACGAGAGCGGAGATAGCTATAGTCGATAATCGACGTTTTTACATTGATACGATGCGGCCAAACGAACATTTGATCATCTGCGGCGCAGGTCACGACGCCGTTCCAGTGGCGGAGCTCGCTGCTAAATGCGGATTCCGTGTAACCGTGCTCGATCCACGCAAAGAATTTAACGGAGTCAAACGCTTTCCTATGGCCCAACACCTGGTAGCTGAACCTGACGAGGTTGATCCAGCACAACTGGAGGGGAACTGGTGGCTAATCATGAATCACTTGCAAATGCGAGACGAAGCTGCACTACGTCTAGCACTGCAGGCAAAACCAAAATTTATAGGTATACTTGGTCCCTTGTCGCGTACTCGGGAGATGTTTCAGAATATTGGCGCCGACATGAACAGTGCACCGATTCATGCACCAGTTGGACTGGATGTGGGGGCAGAAACGATTGAAGAAGTTGCTGTTTCCATCGTGTCTGAATTACTCGCAGTGCGATCGGCTCGCCCGGGACAGCCACTGCACGGTAGAGAAAAAATTCACGTTTGA
- the cydB gene encoding cytochrome d ubiquinol oxidase subunit II — translation MELSEIWFVLISVLFIGFFFLEGFDFGVGMSTRFLARDQKERTVMVNTIGPFWDANEVWLITGAGAIFAAFPNWYATMFSGYYLLMLAVLLSLIGRGVAFEFRRKVEDTRWTNTWDWVIFFGSLLPPFLLGVLFTSMLKGVPIHEDMNMEAGFSDVINIYSIWGGFTITLLCLLHGLTFLSLKTEGEIRQRSAALAKKLVLAVFGSLVVFVGLSSFMTDIFEVRPILELIIVVLIVLAIGLSYYFISNKREGMAFTMTGLGIVLTVSSIFVGLFPRVMVSSLNKAFDLTVYNASSGAYSLKIMTIVAATILPFVLGYTIYSYYVFRKRVSDKEHLTY, via the coding sequence ATGGAATTGAGTGAAATTTGGTTTGTCTTAATCTCCGTACTCTTTATTGGGTTCTTCTTTCTTGAAGGTTTTGATTTTGGTGTAGGAATGTCGACTCGTTTCCTTGCCCGTGACCAAAAAGAGAGGACCGTAATGGTGAATACAATCGGTCCTTTCTGGGACGCGAATGAAGTATGGCTAATAACTGGAGCGGGCGCCATTTTTGCGGCATTCCCGAACTGGTATGCAACGATGTTCAGCGGCTATTACTTATTGATGCTGGCAGTCTTGCTGAGCCTTATTGGGCGCGGCGTTGCTTTTGAATTTCGTCGCAAAGTTGAAGACACGCGCTGGACGAATACGTGGGACTGGGTGATTTTTTTCGGAAGCTTGCTGCCGCCGTTCCTTCTAGGTGTTCTGTTTACAAGCATGCTTAAGGGTGTGCCGATCCATGAAGATATGAATATGGAAGCCGGATTCTCGGATGTTATTAATATTTATTCCATTTGGGGCGGCTTCACGATTACATTGCTGTGCTTATTGCATGGTTTGACGTTTCTGTCTTTAAAAACAGAAGGGGAGATCAGACAACGGTCGGCTGCATTGGCGAAAAAATTGGTGTTGGCCGTTTTTGGATCACTTGTCGTCTTTGTGGGACTTTCTTCGTTTATGACAGATATTTTTGAGGTGCGTCCTATCCTTGAGCTTATTATTGTCGTATTGATTGTGCTTGCTATTGGATTATCATACTATTTCATTTCCAATAAACGCGAAGGAATGGCATTCACCATGACAGGGCTTGGAATCGTGTTAACGGTATCATCGATATTCGTTGGACTGTTCCCAAGGGTGATGGTCAGTTCCTTGAACAAAGCTTTTGATTTAACGGTCTACAACGCATCCAGCGGGGCATATTCCCTAAAAATAATGACAATTGTAGCGGCAACTATTTTACCGTTTGTTTTAGGATATACTATTTATAGCTATTACGTATTCCGTAAACGAGTATCTGACAAGGAGCATTTAACATACTGA
- the cydD gene encoding thiol reductant ABC exporter subunit CydD, protein MDKALFSYKGMKPVLAGLAILTAIQGAIIIIQAYFLADAISSLFGGDSFANVFKKLIIFFLALVVRQLLTVWKKNIAYHFAARTSKEFRESLLQKLFQLGPRFVKEEGSGQTVTLVMEGIMKFRRYLELILPKLMNSAMIPAMICIFIFFINIRSAVILALAVPILIAFMILLGLAAKRKADRQYESYQMLSNHFVDSLRGLETLKYLGLSRQHINQIILVSERYRRATMGTLRIAFLSSFALDFFTMLSIATVAVFLGIDLINGKMELRPALTILILAPEYFLPIREVGADYHATLDGKNAGKKIQEILDKESLQQKQDPIPLWQSTSTFSVKGVSVHFVDSDRPALQDIQFSVSGSKKIGIIGASGAGKSTLIDILSGFLTPSSGELQINGKKLTTLSQLHWQSQITYIPQHPYIFHDTVFNNIRFYHPEATVKEVEKAAERAGLAEMIQSLPHGFETIIGEGGRSLSGGQEQRIALARAFLSNRPIIMLDEPTAHLDIETEYELKETMLQLFKGKLVFFATHRLHWMLDMDQIIVLDQGKIVEVGTHEQLIRKNSTYYQLVKTQMEDF, encoded by the coding sequence ATGGATAAAGCGTTGTTCTCTTACAAAGGGATGAAGCCAGTTTTAGCTGGGCTGGCGATATTAACGGCTATCCAAGGTGCTATCATTATTATTCAGGCTTATTTTTTGGCAGACGCAATCTCCTCCCTTTTCGGGGGAGATTCGTTTGCCAATGTCTTTAAAAAGTTGATCATTTTCTTTCTTGCGTTAGTTGTCCGCCAACTGCTTACCGTTTGGAAAAAAAATATAGCCTACCATTTTGCAGCGAGAACGAGTAAAGAGTTCCGGGAATCATTGTTGCAAAAGCTGTTTCAACTCGGCCCTCGTTTTGTAAAAGAAGAAGGCTCCGGACAGACAGTCACCTTGGTTATGGAAGGAATAATGAAATTCCGCCGCTATTTGGAGCTGATTCTTCCGAAATTGATGAATTCGGCAATGATCCCTGCCATGATCTGCATCTTTATCTTTTTTATAAATATCCGCTCTGCTGTCATTTTAGCCCTAGCCGTTCCGATACTTATTGCCTTTATGATATTGCTTGGATTGGCGGCAAAAAGAAAGGCAGATCGCCAATATGAATCCTATCAAATGCTGTCCAACCATTTTGTCGATTCGTTGAGAGGATTGGAAACCCTCAAATATTTAGGATTAAGCCGGCAGCACATCAACCAAATTATTTTAGTAAGCGAAAGATATCGCCGGGCTACAATGGGAACTTTGCGTATCGCCTTTTTATCTTCGTTTGCATTGGATTTTTTTACAATGCTTTCTATAGCGACCGTCGCCGTTTTTCTTGGAATAGATTTAATAAACGGGAAGATGGAGTTGCGTCCGGCGTTGACGATTCTGATCCTGGCGCCGGAGTACTTCCTGCCAATTAGGGAGGTCGGGGCTGATTACCATGCGACGCTTGACGGCAAAAATGCGGGCAAAAAAATTCAGGAAATCCTCGATAAGGAATCGCTGCAGCAAAAACAGGATCCTATTCCCCTTTGGCAATCAACAAGCACATTTTCTGTGAAAGGGGTAAGTGTACATTTTGTTGACAGCGATCGTCCAGCTTTGCAAGATATCCAATTTTCTGTTTCAGGCTCAAAAAAAATTGGAATTATTGGAGCCAGCGGTGCAGGAAAATCGACATTGATTGATATATTAAGCGGATTTTTAACACCTTCGTCAGGTGAACTTCAGATAAACGGCAAGAAATTAACAACTTTATCTCAGTTGCACTGGCAAAGCCAAATAACATATATTCCCCAACACCCTTATATATTTCATGATACCGTTTTCAACAATATTCGTTTTTATCATCCGGAGGCAACCGTGAAAGAAGTGGAGAAGGCCGCAGAGAGAGCGGGCCTTGCCGAAATGATTCAATCACTGCCGCATGGATTCGAGACAATCATAGGGGAAGGTGGACGGAGCCTAAGCGGCGGACAAGAACAACGGATCGCCCTCGCGCGGGCATTCTTAAGCAACCGTCCTATCATCATGCTGGATGAGCCAACTGCCCACCTTGATATTGAAACAGAATACGAATTAAAGGAGACGATGCTGCAGTTGTTTAAAGGCAAGCTCGTATTTTTTGCTACTCATCGCTTGCATTGGATGCTGGATATGGATCAAATCATTGTTCTTGATCAAGGCAAAATAGTGGAAGTCGGAACACATGAACAGTTAATAAGGAAGAATTCTACTTATTATCAGCTTGTTAAAACACAGATGGAGGATTTCTAA
- a CDS encoding molybdenum cofactor biosynthesis protein B: MGWKVGVLTVSDRVFHGERDDRGGLLLCELVRRIDGEVAVYEIIPDERPVIEATLIRFVDEVCCDLVLTTGGTGFAPRDVTPEATKAVIEKEAPGLTEMMRMKTLSKTKYASLSRSVAGIRKETLIVNFPGNPKGVQECFDVVQPVLSHALALIKGKDVH, translated from the coding sequence TTGGGTTGGAAAGTCGGTGTATTAACAGTAAGCGATAGAGTTTTCCACGGTGAGCGGGATGATAGGGGCGGGTTGCTCTTGTGTGAGCTTGTCCGCCGTATTGACGGAGAAGTAGCGGTATACGAGATTATTCCTGACGAACGACCGGTCATTGAGGCAACACTCATTCGCTTCGTTGATGAGGTATGCTGTGATCTCGTGCTGACGACTGGGGGCACGGGGTTTGCACCTCGGGATGTGACGCCGGAAGCGACGAAAGCCGTGATTGAAAAGGAAGCTCCCGGATTAACGGAAATGATGCGAATGAAAACACTTTCGAAAACGAAGTATGCCTCCCTTTCCCGCTCTGTAGCAGGTATTCGCAAAGAAACACTTATCGTAAACTTTCCGGGAAATCCGAAAGGGGTACAAGAATGTTTTGATGTCGTTCAACCTGTCCTTTCCCACGCACTTGCCCTTATAAAAGGGAAGGACGTTCATTAG
- a CDS encoding NTP transferase domain-containing protein → MNDIGAIILAAGMSKRMGQPKQFLNLHGKPLFRHAVETAVHSGLQPVVVVGGEQTELLKEHIRDLPAIVVHNPNFAEGLSSSLKAGVKAIQDKVSATFIFLADQPFIPVTVVKRLRESYDVAKSKNIKIIRPRYASVPGHPVLFDAEIFPELLCIEGDRGAQQVIQQHLAELKYVDFDNPLWGVDIDTLEEWQRYR, encoded by the coding sequence ATGAACGACATTGGTGCTATTATTTTAGCTGCCGGCATGTCTAAACGAATGGGACAACCAAAACAATTTCTTAACTTGCATGGAAAGCCCCTGTTTCGACATGCAGTTGAAACAGCTGTACACTCGGGACTCCAACCAGTTGTCGTAGTGGGCGGCGAACAGACCGAGTTACTTAAAGAACATATCCGTGATTTGCCGGCTATTGTGGTTCACAATCCAAATTTTGCTGAAGGGTTGTCGTCTTCGTTAAAGGCCGGGGTGAAAGCTATTCAGGATAAAGTTTCAGCAACATTTATTTTTTTGGCCGATCAACCGTTTATTCCCGTTACGGTTGTTAAGCGATTACGGGAATCATATGATGTTGCAAAGTCAAAAAATATCAAAATTATCCGTCCCCGCTATGCATCTGTCCCTGGTCATCCAGTCTTGTTTGATGCGGAAATTTTTCCGGAGTTGCTTTGTATTGAAGGAGACCGAGGTGCACAGCAAGTCATTCAACAACATTTAGCCGAACTGAAATATGTCGATTTTGATAATCCACTATGGGGGGTAGACATCGACACTCTAGAAGAGTGGCAAAGATACAGATGA
- a CDS encoding cytochrome c oxidase assembly protein: protein MFVKVGQLNRTKIKKIICFILGLVLINLCFGSALNFYSHLLFSVHMFQMSLLCFFIPVLILSGLSEIKEHPRFHLFTKLRSSKNFHHAILVLFAFIFSFYHFPVVFNTVMSHKALHDFSKGFLMVLSFLVWWPATTSSYGGKSNKLKRNYIYKMLILLMPACLFLIIANTGLYKVYSDPIFFRETLHVCFSPDIDVKQYFITFNFLSIIGDQRLGGTIMIISHKLASYWLLRE from the coding sequence ATGTTTGTTAAAGTTGGTCAATTAAATAGAACGAAAATAAAAAAAATAATATGCTTTATATTGGGGCTTGTTTTGATTAATCTTTGCTTTGGAAGCGCCTTAAACTTCTATAGTCATCTTTTATTTAGTGTACATATGTTCCAAATGAGTCTGCTTTGCTTTTTTATTCCTGTGCTTATCCTTTCCGGGCTGTCCGAAATAAAGGAGCATCCTCGATTTCATTTATTTACTAAGCTCCGTAGCAGCAAGAATTTCCATCATGCTATATTAGTCCTTTTTGCATTTATATTCTCCTTTTACCATTTTCCAGTTGTATTTAACACTGTCATGAGCCATAAAGCCTTGCATGATTTTTCAAAAGGCTTCTTAATGGTATTATCTTTTCTTGTATGGTGGCCCGCGACAACATCTTCTTACGGTGGGAAGTCAAATAAACTAAAACGTAATTATATTTATAAAATGCTTATATTGTTGATGCCGGCCTGTTTATTTTTAATTATTGCTAATACAGGATTATATAAAGTTTATAGTGACCCAATTTTTTTTAGAGAAACATTACATGTATGTTTTTCGCCGGATATTGATGTGAAACAATATTTTATAACGTTTAATTTTTTATCAATTATTGGTGACCAGAGATTAGGTGGTACGATTATGATTATTTCACATAAGTTAGCTTCTTACTGGTTGTTGAGAGAATGA